The following coding sequences are from one Macaca nemestrina isolate mMacNem1 chromosome 1, mMacNem.hap1, whole genome shotgun sequence window:
- the LOC105494464 gene encoding pre-mRNA-splicing factor SYF2, whose translation MAAVAASEVLVDSAEEGSLTAAAELAAQKREQRLRKFRELHLLRNEARKLNHQEVVEEDKRLKLPANWEAKKARLEWELQEEEKKKECASRGEDYEKVKLLEISAEDAEKWERKKKRKNPDLGFSDYAAAQLRQYHRLTKQIKPDMETYERLREKHGEEFFPTSNSLLHGTHVPSTEEIDRMVIDLEKQIEKRDKYSRRRPYNDDADIDYINERNAKFNKKAERFYGKYTAEIKQNLERGTAV comes from the exons ATGGCGGCTGTTGCTGCATCCGAG GTGCTGGTGGACAGCGCGGAAGAGGGGTCCCTCACTGCGGCGGCAGAGCTGGCCGCTCAGAAGCGCGAACAGAGACTGCGCAAATTCCGGGAGCTGCACCTGTTGCGG AATGAAGCTCGTAAATTAAATCACCAGGAAGTTGTGGAAGAAGATAAAAGACTAAAATTACCTGCAAATTGGGAAGCCAAAAAAGCTCGTTTGGAGTGGGAActacaggaagaagaaaagaaaaag gaaTGTGCATCAAGAGGAGAAGACTATGAGAAAGTGAAGTTGCTGGAGATCAGTGCAGAAGATGCAGAAAAatgggagaggaaaaagaagaggaaaaacccTGATCTGGGATTTTCAG attatgCTGCTGCCCAGTTACGCCAGTATCATCGGTTGACCAAGCAGATCAAACCTGACATGGAAACATATGAGAGACTGAGAGAAAAACA TGGAGAAGAGTTTTTCCCAACATCCAATAGTCTTCTTCATGGAACACATGTGCCTTCCACAGAGGAAATTGACAGGATGGTCATAGATCTGGAAAAACA gaTTGAAAAACGAGACAAATATAGCCGGAGACGTCCTTATAACGATGATGCAGATATCGACTACATTAATGAAAGGAATGCCAAATTCAACAAGAAAGCCGAAAGATTCTATGGGAAATACACAGCTGAAATTAAACAGAATTTGGAAAGAGGAACAGCTGTCTAA